The following nucleotide sequence is from Saccharothrix texasensis.
TGTGCGACGAGGCCAAGCAGCCGCGCACGGACCTCGTGTCGTACGTGCGGGAGGCCGCGCGGTCCATCTCGCGCGAGCTCGGCGCCATCCCCTGGTGACGCGGGCGTTCCGGAAGGGTTGACATCTTGTGAGCGTCGGCACAGGATTCACGCGCACCGTACGACATTGTCGAACGGCATTCAGGCCAGAGAGGGCGCGTGGATGACCAACCAGTCGATCTTCATCGGTGAGTTCCTCGGCACCGCACTGCTGTTGCTGCTCGGCAACGGCGTGGTCGCGGGCGTGGTGTTGGCGAAGTCGAAGTCCCACGGCGCCGGCTGGGCGGTGATCACGTTCGGCTGGGGCTTCGCGGTGCTCGCCGGCGCCTACGCGGTCGCGCCGCTGTCCGGCGCGCACCTCAACCCCGCCGTCACCGTCGGCCTGGCCATCCACAACGGCGACTGGGCCACCGTCCCGCTCTACCTGGCCGGCCAGTTCCTCGGCGCGTTCACCGGCGCCGTCCTGTGCTACCTCGCCTACCTCGGCCAGTTCCGCGCCAACACCGGCGACGTGCTCGGCGTCTTCGCCACCGGACCCGAGGTCCGCCACCGCGCGCAGAACCTGGCCACCGAGGTCATCGCCACGTTCGTGCTGGTGTTCGTCATCCTGGCGACCGGCCAGACCAAGGGCCTGGAGACCTCCGGCACCGGCGTGCTGATCGTCGCCCTGCTGGTCGTCGGCATCGGCATGTCCCTCGGCGGGCCCACCGGCTACGCCATCAACCCCGCGCGCGACCTCGGCCCGCGCCTCGCGCACGCCGTCCTGCCGATCCCCGGAAAGGGTGGATCGGACTGGGGGTACGCCTGGATCCCCGTCGTCGGTCCCCTGATCGGCGGAGCATTGGCCGGGCTCGTCGACATCGCCGTCTACTGAGGAGCGTCCCGTGAGCACCTACCCCGCTCGTTCTTTCGTGGCAGCCATCGACCAGGGCACGACCTCCTCGCGCTGCATCGTCTTCGACCACGGCGGCGCGATCGTCTCCGTGGCGCAGAAGGAGCACCGGCAGATCTTCCCCAAGCCCGGGTGGGTCGAGCACGACGCCGAGGAGATCTGGGCCAACGTGCTCGACGTCGTGCACGGCGCCCTGCAGAAGGCGTCGCTGACCGTGCACGACCTGGCCGCCGTCGGCATCACCAACCAGCGCGAGACCACGCTGGTGTGGGACAAGGCCACCGGCAGGCCCGTGCACAACGCCATCGTCTGGCAGGACACCCGCACCGACCAGCTGGTCAAGGAGCTGGGCGACCAGAACCGGTTCCGGGACAAGTGCGGCCTGCCGCTGGCCACCTACTTCTCCGGACCCAAGGTCCGCTGGCTGCTCGACCACGTCGACGGCCTGCGTGAGCGCGGCGAACGCGGCGAGGTGCTGTTCGGCACCATGGACACCTGGCTGATCTGGAAGCTCACCGGCCGCCACGTCACCGACGTCACCAACGCCGGCCGCACCATGCTGATGAACCTGGAGACGCTGGACTGGGACGACGAGCTGGTCGACGCGATCGGCGTGCCCCGGGCGATGCTCCCGGAGATCCGCTCCTCCGCCGAGGTCTACGGCACCGCGACCGGCACGCTGGCAGGCGTCCCCGTGGCGTCCGCGCTCGGCGACCAGCAGGCGGCGCTGTTCGGCCAGACCTGCTACTCGCCCGGCGAGGGCAAGTGCACCTACGGCACCGGCAGCTTCCTGCTGGTCAACACCGGCGACAAGCCGGTGGTCTCGGAGAACGGCCTGCTCACCACGGTCGCCTACAAGATCGGGGACCAGCCGGCCGCGTACGCGCTGGAAGGCGCGATCGCCGTCACCGGCGCGCTGGTGCAGTGGTTCCGCGACAAGATGGGGCTGATCTCCAGCGCCCCCGAGATCGAGACGCTGGCCCGGTCGGTGCGGGACAACGGCGGCGCGTACTTCGTACCCGCGTTCTCCGGCCTGTTCGCGCCGCACTGGCGGTCCGACGCGCGCGGCGTCATCGCGGGCCTGACCGGCTACATCGACAAGGGCCACATCGCCCGAGCGGTGCTGGAGGCGACCGCGTGGCAGACCCGCGAGGTCGTGGACGCGATGAACGCCGACTCCGGCGTCGACCTGGTCGCGTTGAAGGTCGACGGCGGCATGACCGCCAACAACCTGCTCATGGGCTTCCTGTCCGACGTGCTGGACGTGCCCGTGGTGCGGCCGATCGTCGCCGAGACCACGTGCCTGGGCGCGGCCTACGCGGCGGGCCTGGCGGTCGGCTACTGGTCGGACACCGAGACCCTGCGCGAGAACTGGCACAAGGCGGCCGAGTGGCTGCCGACCATGGACGCGAAGACGCGTGACAAGGGCTACCGCAAGTGGAAGAAGGCGGTCGAGCGGACCGTCGGCTGGATCGACGAGGACGACAACGATGAGTGAGCAACGGGCCAGGGCGCGCGAGGCGCTGGGACACGGCGCCTTCGACCTGGTCGTGATCGGCGGCGGCGCGCTGGGCATCGCCACCACGTGGGCGGCGGCGCGGTCGGGCCTGCGGGTGGCGCTGCTGGAGGCGGGCGACTTCGCGGGCGCCACGTCCAGCGCGTCGTCCAAGCTCGTGCACGGCGGCCTGCGGTACCTGGCGATGGGTCCGGCCGCGGTGCCGATGGTGCGCGAGAACCACGCGGAACGGCGCGCGCTGGGCGACCACCTGGCGCCGCACCTGGTGCGACCGCTGCCGTTCCTGGTGCCGGTGTACCGGGGCGGGCCGCACTCGCGGTCGGTGCTCGGCGCGGGCGTGGTGCTGTACTCGGCGCTGTCCGGGTTCGGCGACGGCGTCGGCAAGGTGCTGTCGGCGAAGCGGGCCGTAGAGTACGTGCCCCACCTGCGCACGTCGGGTCTGCGCGGCGCGGCCCTGTACCACGACCACCAGATGAACGACTCGCGCGTGGCCATCACGGCGGCGCGTGCCGCGGCCGAGGCCGGCGCGGTGCTGCTCAACCACGTCGAGGTGGTGGGGCTGCGCAAGCGCGGCGACCGGGTGACCGGGGTGGAGCTGCGCGACAAGGTGGACGGCGGTGCGATCGGGCTGGACGCGTCGGTGGTGGTCAACGCGACCGGGCCGTGGCTGGACGCGGTGCGGCGGCTGGAGGACCCGGCGGCCCCGCCGAGCATCCGGCTGTCCAAGGGCTCGCACCTGGTGCTGAAGACGGACACTCCGTGGCGCGCGGCGATGACCATCCCGGTGGACGACGTGCGGGTGTCGTTCGCGATCCCGTGGGAGGGCCAACTGCTGCTCGGCACGACCGACGAGCCCTACGAGGGCGACCCGGCCGACGTGCGGTGCTCGCCGGCCGACGTCGACCAGATCCTCGGCGAGGCGTCGGTCGGCATCGTCGGCTCGGCGCTGGACCGCTCCCGGCTGGCGTACACGTTCGCCGGGCTGCGCGTGCTGCCCGGCGGGTCCGGCGACACCAGCCACGCCAAGCGCGAGACCGTGATCACCCGCGGGCGCGGCGGGATGATCAGCGTGGCGGGCGGCAAGTGGACCACGTTCCGGCGCATCGGCGCGTCGGTGCTGGCCCGGGTCGGCGAGGCCCTGGGCCGGGACCTGACGCACGCGTTCGACGGCGTGCCGGCGGCGTTGCCGGGCGCGGCCCTGCCCGATCGGGTGAGCGCGCAGCTGGGGCGTGAGCTGCCGTCGGTGCCGGACGACGTGCTCCGGCACCTGGCCACGCACTACGGCACGGTGAGCCACGAGGTGCTGGCGCTCGCGCTGGACGACCCGTCGTTGCTGGACCGGGTTCACCCGGACGGACCGGACATCTGGGCGCAGGT
It contains:
- a CDS encoding MIP/aquaporin family protein yields the protein MTNQSIFIGEFLGTALLLLLGNGVVAGVVLAKSKSHGAGWAVITFGWGFAVLAGAYAVAPLSGAHLNPAVTVGLAIHNGDWATVPLYLAGQFLGAFTGAVLCYLAYLGQFRANTGDVLGVFATGPEVRHRAQNLATEVIATFVLVFVILATGQTKGLETSGTGVLIVALLVVGIGMSLGGPTGYAINPARDLGPRLAHAVLPIPGKGGSDWGYAWIPVVGPLIGGALAGLVDIAVY
- the glpK gene encoding glycerol kinase GlpK, encoding MSTYPARSFVAAIDQGTTSSRCIVFDHGGAIVSVAQKEHRQIFPKPGWVEHDAEEIWANVLDVVHGALQKASLTVHDLAAVGITNQRETTLVWDKATGRPVHNAIVWQDTRTDQLVKELGDQNRFRDKCGLPLATYFSGPKVRWLLDHVDGLRERGERGEVLFGTMDTWLIWKLTGRHVTDVTNAGRTMLMNLETLDWDDELVDAIGVPRAMLPEIRSSAEVYGTATGTLAGVPVASALGDQQAALFGQTCYSPGEGKCTYGTGSFLLVNTGDKPVVSENGLLTTVAYKIGDQPAAYALEGAIAVTGALVQWFRDKMGLISSAPEIETLARSVRDNGGAYFVPAFSGLFAPHWRSDARGVIAGLTGYIDKGHIARAVLEATAWQTREVVDAMNADSGVDLVALKVDGGMTANNLLMGFLSDVLDVPVVRPIVAETTCLGAAYAAGLAVGYWSDTETLRENWHKAAEWLPTMDAKTRDKGYRKWKKAVERTVGWIDEDDNDE
- a CDS encoding glycerol-3-phosphate dehydrogenase/oxidase is translated as MSEQRARAREALGHGAFDLVVIGGGALGIATTWAAARSGLRVALLEAGDFAGATSSASSKLVHGGLRYLAMGPAAVPMVRENHAERRALGDHLAPHLVRPLPFLVPVYRGGPHSRSVLGAGVVLYSALSGFGDGVGKVLSAKRAVEYVPHLRTSGLRGAALYHDHQMNDSRVAITAARAAAEAGAVLLNHVEVVGLRKRGDRVTGVELRDKVDGGAIGLDASVVVNATGPWLDAVRRLEDPAAPPSIRLSKGSHLVLKTDTPWRAAMTIPVDDVRVSFAIPWEGQLLLGTTDEPYEGDPADVRCSPADVDQILGEASVGIVGSALDRSRLAYTFAGLRVLPGGSGDTSHAKRETVITRGRGGMISVAGGKWTTFRRIGASVLARVGEALGRDLTHAFDGVPAALPGAALPDRVSAQLGRELPSVPDDVLRHLATHYGTVSHEVLALALDDPSLLDRVHPDGPDIWAQVAHAQRYEWATEVDDVLRRRTTVVVRGLDTPSVRERTGRLLAEATA